One Aethina tumida isolate Nest 87 chromosome 5, icAetTumi1.1, whole genome shotgun sequence genomic window carries:
- the LOC109598651 gene encoding gametogenetin-binding protein 2-like isoform X1 codes for MTAKEKLPRLVDVYRPNNPLSRRQIPLVVDENLTLVMDVQGSGIISDNKILRGRELEEFERKWRVLSMTELDNALHINKDELMHVLNQNVPCVGCRRSVERLYIELQKYGHPTLDPLIVTGDGIITIKKDKQDSPVLGSIFHDHAARLDKLIENQPKRNKKSVRCLLHSLDSQRSRPLTPVWRDVWDCMKMDCKKDVCIIEASSLHTTLETYLRKHRFCAECRTKVLKAYTLLVEEPEPTKEKGYVSSLYAEIKRCLPDKHIHLQPKTDYITKLISRAEPELLGRFSRRERHAKTLEIAQEEVLTCLGICMYERLHRVYMRMREEECTCQVFAAVAVHTLSRSFETMVERTRGVSQLELLYEEFAREEQQKQLRREQKKIKRRRKKGKTMDPEEKENCNDCGAGDSPIDEYDKDDLNDGKGCSCDSPITVKSADSPTKQADGGGGCYGCEKLLSPAKSKRLTVQCNNNGSEALDPQHYADYVKAKTKDRSRCSTSNEMWPDEDCKCDGDAAKKPPSTCVCDPFVASTKDGGGSDHSHDCGYSSENNNGCFESGSSVSSLSTSPEGSELACSDSCCQHEQEYISSHCRLSYGGNGTQLSLQEMLEDHSEDDDNDCYITAEEVREFKNNSRQVYEQRRELRETLQKRFAQFCVNGPLQVPRLLVQTKYASN; via the exons ATGACCGCGAAAGAGAAATTGCCGAGGTTGGTGGATGTCTATCGTCCCAACAACCCGCTTAGCAGGAGACAAATCCCTCTTGTTGTCGATGAAAATTTAacg CTGGTTATGGACGTGCAGGGCTCCGGTATTATCAGTGACAACAAAATATTGCGGGGCCGCGAGCTCGAGGAGTTCGAACGCAAGTGGCGTGTGCTCTCCATGACCGAGCTGGACAATGCACTGCACATCAACAAAGATGAACTTATGCATGTGCTCAACCAGAATGTACCCTGTGTTGGCTGCAGAAGAAG TGTGGAGAGGCTCTACATAGAGCTGCAGAAGTATGGACATCCCACTCTAGATCCATTGATAGTTACAGGTGATGGGATAATTACTATCAAGAAAGATAAACAGGACTCCCCTGTTTTGGGCTCCATATTTCATGACCATGC TGCTCGTTTAGACAAACTGATTGAAAACCAgccaaaaagaaataaaaagagTGTGCGATGCCTGTTGCATTCTCTCGACTCACAGCGCAGCAGACCACTAACCCCAGTTTGGAGGGATGTTTGGGACTGCATGAAAATGGACTGCAAAAAGGACGTGTGCATCATTGAGGCATCTAGTCTGCACACGACACTTGAAACGTACCTGCGTAAACACAGATTCTGCGCTGAATGCAGaactaaagttttaaaag CTTATACTTTGTTGGTGGAGGAGCCGGAGCCAACTAAGGAGAAGGGTTACGTGTCGTCGTTGTACGCAGAAATAAAACGTTGCCTGCCTGACAAACACATTCACCTGCAACCGAAGACTGATTACATTACGAAGCTGATTAGCCGCGCCGAGCCCGAACTACTTGGAAG ATTTAGTCGTAGAGAACGCCACGCGAAGACGCTCGAGATCGCGCAGGAGGAGGTGCTCACCTGTCTCGGCATCTGCATGTACGAGCGCCTCCACCGCGTCTACATGCGGATGCGCGAGGAGGAATGCACGTGCCAAGTGTTCGCGGCCGTCGCCGTGCACACGCTCAGCCGCAGCTTCGAGACCATGGTCGAGAGAACCAGGGGCGTCAGCCAGCTGGAACTGCTCTATGAAGAGTTTGCCCGCGAAGAGCAACAGAAACAGCTACGTAGGGAACAGAAGAAGATCAAGCGCAGGCGTAAAAAG GGTAAAACAATGGACCCGGAGGAAAAGGAGAATTGCAACGACTGCGGCGCAGGCGACTCGCCAATCGACGAATACGATAAGGACGATTTGAACGACGGCAAGGGCTGCTCGTGCGACTCCCCCATCACCGTCAAATCGGCCGACTCGCCAACAAAACAAGCGGACGGGGGCGGCGGCTGCTACGGCTGCGAGAAACTGCTGTCGCCTGCGAAAAGCAAACGCCTGACGGTGCAGTGCAATAATAACGGTAGTGAGGCGCTCGATCCGCAACACTATGCGGACTACGTCAAGGCCAAAACAAAGGACCGTTCGCGGTGCAGCACGTCAAACGAAATGTGGCCGGACGAGGATTGCAAGTGTGACGGTGACGCAGCAAAGAAGCCGCCGTCCACGTGCGTTTGCGATCCGTTCGTGGCGAGCACGAAGGACGGCGGCGGCAGCGATCACTCGCACGATTGCGGCTATTCGTCGGAGAACAACAACGGGTGCTTCGAGTCCGGATCGTCCGTCTCCAGTTTGAGCACATCGCCGGAGGGTTCAGAGCTCGCGTGCTCGGATAGTTGTTGCCAGCACGAACAGGAGTATATTTCGTCACATTGCAGGTTGTCGTACGGCGGCAATGGCACACAGTTAAGTCTGCAGGAAATGCTCGAG gatCACAGTGAGGACGACGATAACGACTGTTACATAACGGCGGAGGAGGTGCGCGAATTCAAGAACAACAGCAGACAGGTATACGAACAGCGGCGCGAACTGCGCGAAACTCTACAAAAGAGATTTGCGCAGTTCTGCGTTAACGGACCGCTGCAAGTGCCTAGACTGCTCGTACAGACCAAGTACGCGTCGAACTGA
- the LOC109598645 gene encoding transcription factor E2F5, translated as MMAETQPSRFEKSLGLLTTKFVSLLQKSQGGVLDLKVAADFLAVRQKRRIYDITNVLEGIGLIEKKSKNSIQWKPYTYRDCIQGGNSQEFSVKVTELKEKLAKLDEYEQKLDLHKLWVTQSIKNITEDLETKQYLYVTKDDLLSAYESDQIILLINTPVNQTSVKFKNNSEELSLNFKAEKPIVANLLRNEEKIEEDVKDENIKKRKINHIEYVEDKRRCYSVENDPELLTAEILFRTIPNNNIYKLNEGIVSSTDPFLRLSPLPFTEDFSFGLSESEGLSDLFDITVPNE; from the exons atGATGGCAGAAACACAACCGAGCCGATTTGAGAAATCCTTAGGACTTCTGACCACCAAGTTCGTGAGCCTTTTGCAAAAGTCTCAGGGTGGTGTTTTGGATTTGAAAGTT GCGGCGGATTTTTTAGCTGTCAGGCAAAAGAGGCGTATTTATGACATAACTAATGTGCTAGAAGGTATCGGACTGATTGAGAAAAAGAGCAAAAACAGTATTCAATGGAA acctTACACATATCGGGATTGTATCCAAGGAGGAAATTCTCAAGAATTTTCAGTTAAAGTCACTgaactaaaagaaaaattagctAAATTAGATGAATATGAACAGAAATTGGACCTTCACAAGTTGTGGGTAACACAAAGCATTAAAAACATAACTGAAGATTTGGAAACTAagcaatatttatatgttacaaAAGATGACTTGTTATCAGCTTATGAATCAGACCAAATAATACTACTTATAAATACCCCTGTTAACCAAACTAGtgtaaagtttaaaaacaatagtGAAGAGCTTTCATTGAATTTCAAGGCTGAAAAACCTATTGTAGCTAATCTATTGAGAAATGAAGAAAAGATTGAGGAAGATGTCAAAgatgaaaacattaaaaaaaggaaaattaat caTATTGAATATGTGGAAGATAAAAGAAGAtgttattcagtggaaaatgATCCAGAATTATTGACtgctgaaattttatttagaacaataccaaacaataatatttataagcttaatgaag gcaTAGTTTCAAGTACAGATCCGTTTTTGCGACTGAGTCCACTTCCATTCACTGAAGATTTTTCATTTGGTTTATCAGAGTCAGAAGGACTAAGTGATTTGTTTGACATTACTGTGCCAAACGAATAG
- the LOC109598646 gene encoding cytosolic non-specific dipeptidase, which yields MVFPHTYRNEHTETITTNYTYGSWYAEHVKFKIPIKRQLLKLLKDIDGCERSYRRDLSDTVAIKCIPTNPKYSKEIYRMKSYVEGWFNKLSIRNESFDIGSIQFGDQTLVLPPVLLGRLKSPIAKITLCVYLHLDVREQNPAEWDSDPWTLSERDAKYYGCGTASSKGPLLCWMHAIQSFNRLNFDLPINIKFIVEFAYTLRSPELMKFLVAKKQDFFNDIEYVVCNLSEWLGQKYPSIVYGTVGVLYMSLMVQKNPETDSDLSEDAKKILDTIVNDENKILIPHFNDYVDQVTPDEERIYESIRNFDIDAVRASLPPHKQHLDKIRLLMDFWRNPSITVGEVMTCACDDPDTSIVRQDFMVKIVPRQIVEKSVTMINAHVKNAVKELDIKSKVDVVLQSSVKHWIEDIYCPLFQAAKRATLQIYKEDPDMIREDKSRLIITILKMVFEKPVLCLPLVSQNCNKYRPNEFIPKKNYMEGTKLIAALIIQLGEK from the exons atggtgTTCCCCCACACATACAGAAATGAGCACACCGAAACGATCACCACCAACTACACATATGGAAGTTGGTACGCGGAACACGTGAAGTTCAAAATCCCGATCAAACGTCAGCTCCTGAAACTCCTGAAAGACATCGACGGTTGCGAAAGGAGCTACAGAAGAGATCTGTCGGACACGGTGGCCATCAAATGCATACCGACCAATCCGAAGTACTCCAAAGAGATTTACCGGATGAAAAGTTACGTTGAAGGTTGGTTCAACAAGCTGAGCATCCGGAATGAGAGTTTCGACATCGGTTCCATTCAGTTCGGCGACCAGACTTTGGTGCTGCCGCCAGTTTTGCTCGGTCGGTTGAAGTCGCCCATTGCCAAAATAACG ttgtgtGTGTATTTACACTTAGACGTCAGGGAACAGAACCCGGCTGAATGGGACAGTGATCCTTGGACTTTATCGGAACGTGATGCTAAGTACTATGGTTGTGGAACTGCTTCATCCAAAGGGCCTTTACTTTGTTGGATGCACGCCATCCAATCCTTCAATCGACTGAACTTTGACTTACCCATTAACATCAA ATTTATTGTTGAGTTCGCTTACACATTAAGGAGTCCTGAGTTGATGAAGTTCCTGGTAGCCAAAAAGCAAGACTTTTTCAATGATATAGAATATGTGGTGTGTAATTTATCAGAGTGGCTAGGTCAAAAGTACCCAAGCATAGTTTACGGAACTGTAGGCGTTTTGTACATGTCTCTGATGGTACAAAAGAATCCGGAAACCGATAGTGACTTAAGCGAAGATGCTAAAAAGATTCTTGATACGATAGTCAATGatgagaataaaattttgatacctCACTTCAACGATTATGTAGACCAAGTCACGCCAGATGAAGAGAGGATTTACGAATCGATCAGGAACTTTGATATAGACGCCGTTag AGCATCTTTGCCTCCTCACAAGCAACACCTGGACAAAATCCGTCTGTTGATGGACTTCTGGAGAAATCCAAGCATTACCGTTGGTGAAGTAATGACTTGCGCTTGCGATGATCCTGATACAAGCATAGTAAGGCAAGATTTCATGGTGAAGATCGTTCCTAGGCAAATTGTGGAAAAATCAGTCACGATGATTAACGCGCACGTGAAGAACGCAGTTAAAGAACtagatattaaaagtaaagtgGATGTGGTACTTCAATCATCGGTGAAACATTGGATTGAAGATATATATTGTCCTTTATTTCAAGCTGCCAAAAGAGCCACCcttcaa ATTTACAAAGAAGATCCCGACATGATACGAGAAGACAAGAGTCGgctaataattacaattttgaaaatggttTTCGAAAAACCTGTTCTTTGTTTGCCACTGGTGTCGCAGAATTGCAACAAATACAGACCGAATGAGTTTATTcccaaaaaaaattacatggaAGGTACCAAGTTAATTGCTGCTTTGATTATACAGCTCGGCGAAAAATAA
- the LOC109598654 gene encoding 3-oxoacyl-[acyl-carrier-protein] synthase, mitochondrial yields MHRRVVVTGIGVLSPVGANLKESWKNIINGKSGITKLLGPEYEHLPCKVAGFVKTDGAKFDIAARFSPSELKSMGPATAFALLAAEEALTDAGLTQASEETRNNIGVAVGMGMVDLQDICKTYDALKKGYHQVSPFFVPRILPNMAAGQISIKYGFRGPNHAVSTACATGAHAIGDSFRFVRNGDADVMICGGTESCISPLAIAGFCRLRALSTHFNEEPEKASRPFDNKRDGFVMGEGSSILVLEELEHALNRQANIYAEILGYGLSGDASHLTAPRSDGTGAHLAMSRAVKDAKVDVSDISYVNAHATSTPIGDAIEVKAISQLFGDRVKNIAISSTKGAHGHLLGAAGNLEAVFTIKAVQEGILPPTINHEAVDLKDINFVPNNNQKWNDNGKRRIALKNAFGFGGTNACLCIAEYQG; encoded by the coding sequence atgcATAGACGCGTGGTTGTGACCGGCATCGGTGTGTTGTCGCCGGTCGGCGCGAACCTAAAAGAATCATGGAAGAACATAATAAACGGCAAGAGCGGTATCACCAAACTGTTGGGCCCCGAATACGAACACCTCCCTTGCAAAGTTGCCGGCTTCGTCAAAACCGACGGAGCGAAATTCGACATCGCTGCCCGTTTCTCACCGTCCGAACTGAAATCAATGGGCCCAGCAACCGCTTTCGCCCTCCTGGCAGCCGAAGAAGCCCTAACCGATGCCGGATTAACACAAGCCTCGGAAGAAACCCGTAATAACATCGGTGTGGCTGTGGGCATGGGTATGGTGGATTTGCAGGACATTTGCAAGACCTACGACGCCTTGAAAAAGGGTTATCACCAGGTCAGTCCCTTTTTTGTGCCCAGGATATTACCGAACATGGCGGCAGGACAGATCAGCATAAAGTACGGATTCAGGGGACCAAACCACGCGGTGTCGACGGCCTGTGCGACGGGAGCGCATGCAATCGGTGACTCGTTCAGATTTGTAAGAAATGGAGATGCTGATGTTATGATTTGTGGTGGTACTGAGTCGTGTATTTCCCCGTTAGCCATCGCCGGATTTTGTAGGCTTAGAGCTTTAAGTACACACTTCAATGAAGAGCCTGAAAAAGCATCCAGGccatttgataataaaagagATGGTTTTGTAATGGGTGAAGGTAGCTCGATTTTAGTGTTGGAGGAACTTGAACATGCTCTAAACAGACAAGCAAACATTTATGCGGAAATTCTAGGCTATGGTCTCTCTGGAGATGCCTCTCATTTAACAGCACCAAGGTCAGATGGTACTGGAGCACATTTAGCCATGTCGAGGGCAGTGAAGGACGCAAAGGTGGACGTAAGTGACATTTCTTATGTAAACGCACACGCAACTTCCACCCCGATAGGAGACGCGATAGAAGTCAAAGCAATAAGTCAATTGTTTGGCGACAGAGTGAAAAATATAGCAATATCTTCAACCAAAGGTGCACATGGACATTTATTAGGGGCGGCTGGTAATTTAGAGGCTGTTTTCACAATTAAAGCTGTGCAAGAAGGTATTTTGCCTCCTACAATTAATCACGAGGCTGTCGACTTAAAAGACATAAATTTTGTTCCTAATAATAATCAGAAGTGGAATGACAATGGCAAGAGAAGGATAGCCCTTAAAAACGCCTTCGGATTTGGAGGAACTAATGCTTGTTTGTGTATAGCTGAATATCAAggctga
- the LOC109598651 gene encoding gametogenetin-binding protein 2-like isoform X2: MTAKEKLPRLVDVYRPNNPLSRRQIPLVVDENLTLVMDVQGSGIISDNKILRGRELEEFERKWRVLSMTELDNALHINKDELMHVLNQNVPCVGCRRSVERLYIELQKYGHPTLDPLIVTGDGIITIKKDKQDSPVLGSIFHDHAARLDKLIENQPKRNKKSVRCLLHSLDSQRSRPLTPVWRDVWDCMKMDCKKDVCIIEASSLHTTLETYLRKHRFCAECRTKVLKAYTLLVEEPEPTKEKGYVSSLYAEIKRCLPDKHIHLQPKTDYITKLISRAEPELLGSRRERHAKTLEIAQEEVLTCLGICMYERLHRVYMRMREEECTCQVFAAVAVHTLSRSFETMVERTRGVSQLELLYEEFAREEQQKQLRREQKKIKRRRKKGKTMDPEEKENCNDCGAGDSPIDEYDKDDLNDGKGCSCDSPITVKSADSPTKQADGGGGCYGCEKLLSPAKSKRLTVQCNNNGSEALDPQHYADYVKAKTKDRSRCSTSNEMWPDEDCKCDGDAAKKPPSTCVCDPFVASTKDGGGSDHSHDCGYSSENNNGCFESGSSVSSLSTSPEGSELACSDSCCQHEQEYISSHCRLSYGGNGTQLSLQEMLEDHSEDDDNDCYITAEEVREFKNNSRQVYEQRRELRETLQKRFAQFCVNGPLQVPRLLVQTKYASN; encoded by the exons ATGACCGCGAAAGAGAAATTGCCGAGGTTGGTGGATGTCTATCGTCCCAACAACCCGCTTAGCAGGAGACAAATCCCTCTTGTTGTCGATGAAAATTTAacg CTGGTTATGGACGTGCAGGGCTCCGGTATTATCAGTGACAACAAAATATTGCGGGGCCGCGAGCTCGAGGAGTTCGAACGCAAGTGGCGTGTGCTCTCCATGACCGAGCTGGACAATGCACTGCACATCAACAAAGATGAACTTATGCATGTGCTCAACCAGAATGTACCCTGTGTTGGCTGCAGAAGAAG TGTGGAGAGGCTCTACATAGAGCTGCAGAAGTATGGACATCCCACTCTAGATCCATTGATAGTTACAGGTGATGGGATAATTACTATCAAGAAAGATAAACAGGACTCCCCTGTTTTGGGCTCCATATTTCATGACCATGC TGCTCGTTTAGACAAACTGATTGAAAACCAgccaaaaagaaataaaaagagTGTGCGATGCCTGTTGCATTCTCTCGACTCACAGCGCAGCAGACCACTAACCCCAGTTTGGAGGGATGTTTGGGACTGCATGAAAATGGACTGCAAAAAGGACGTGTGCATCATTGAGGCATCTAGTCTGCACACGACACTTGAAACGTACCTGCGTAAACACAGATTCTGCGCTGAATGCAGaactaaagttttaaaag CTTATACTTTGTTGGTGGAGGAGCCGGAGCCAACTAAGGAGAAGGGTTACGTGTCGTCGTTGTACGCAGAAATAAAACGTTGCCTGCCTGACAAACACATTCACCTGCAACCGAAGACTGATTACATTACGAAGCTGATTAGCCGCGCCGAGCCCGAACTACTTGGAAG TCGTAGAGAACGCCACGCGAAGACGCTCGAGATCGCGCAGGAGGAGGTGCTCACCTGTCTCGGCATCTGCATGTACGAGCGCCTCCACCGCGTCTACATGCGGATGCGCGAGGAGGAATGCACGTGCCAAGTGTTCGCGGCCGTCGCCGTGCACACGCTCAGCCGCAGCTTCGAGACCATGGTCGAGAGAACCAGGGGCGTCAGCCAGCTGGAACTGCTCTATGAAGAGTTTGCCCGCGAAGAGCAACAGAAACAGCTACGTAGGGAACAGAAGAAGATCAAGCGCAGGCGTAAAAAG GGTAAAACAATGGACCCGGAGGAAAAGGAGAATTGCAACGACTGCGGCGCAGGCGACTCGCCAATCGACGAATACGATAAGGACGATTTGAACGACGGCAAGGGCTGCTCGTGCGACTCCCCCATCACCGTCAAATCGGCCGACTCGCCAACAAAACAAGCGGACGGGGGCGGCGGCTGCTACGGCTGCGAGAAACTGCTGTCGCCTGCGAAAAGCAAACGCCTGACGGTGCAGTGCAATAATAACGGTAGTGAGGCGCTCGATCCGCAACACTATGCGGACTACGTCAAGGCCAAAACAAAGGACCGTTCGCGGTGCAGCACGTCAAACGAAATGTGGCCGGACGAGGATTGCAAGTGTGACGGTGACGCAGCAAAGAAGCCGCCGTCCACGTGCGTTTGCGATCCGTTCGTGGCGAGCACGAAGGACGGCGGCGGCAGCGATCACTCGCACGATTGCGGCTATTCGTCGGAGAACAACAACGGGTGCTTCGAGTCCGGATCGTCCGTCTCCAGTTTGAGCACATCGCCGGAGGGTTCAGAGCTCGCGTGCTCGGATAGTTGTTGCCAGCACGAACAGGAGTATATTTCGTCACATTGCAGGTTGTCGTACGGCGGCAATGGCACACAGTTAAGTCTGCAGGAAATGCTCGAG gatCACAGTGAGGACGACGATAACGACTGTTACATAACGGCGGAGGAGGTGCGCGAATTCAAGAACAACAGCAGACAGGTATACGAACAGCGGCGCGAACTGCGCGAAACTCTACAAAAGAGATTTGCGCAGTTCTGCGTTAACGGACCGCTGCAAGTGCCTAGACTGCTCGTACAGACCAAGTACGCGTCGAACTGA